Part of the Bacilli bacterium PM5-9 genome is shown below.
TAATCCATAATGAGTAAATAAGACATCACCATTTAGTACTTGAAGATGTTTGTCATTATCTTTTATTGTTATTTCAATGTTTTCTAATGAAACACCCATTAAATCTGGAAGTGGCATTTTAACATTAATAGAACATTCTTGTGGTTTTAATTTAACAAGTGAATGATTTAAACTCAAAGCTAAATTATAATTTTCTATATTATTTCCTAATTCTGGATAACTAATGCCACCACATGCTAAAAGAAGTTTTGTGCTTTTATAAACATTTTTATTAGTTGTAACAATAAAAATATTATTTTTATTTTCAACTTCTTCAACTTTTTCATTTAGATTAATTTCAGTATTAATCAATTCTTTTTTTAAAGCATCAATTATTGTTTGTGCTTTATTTGATTTAGGAAAGATACGATTATTATCTTCCTCTTTTAATTCAACACCTAAATTTGTGAAATACTTTATTATTTTTTTAGGTTCAAATTCTTTAATTATATTATATAAATATTTTTTGTTGTCTAAGTGTTGTAAGAAATCTTTAAGATTTTTATTGTTTGTTAAGTTACAACGCCCATTACCACTTAATGCTAGTTTTTTTAAAATATCATCATTTTGTTCAATAATTAGTATTTTTTTGTTACGCTTACTTGCTTGAATTGCTGCCATTACTGCGCAAGGTCCACCACCAACAATAATTAAATCGTACATTGTAAGATACGATATGTTTCAAAAATAATATACTTTGCAGCTCTAGTTCTAATCAAATTACGATCACCTCTAAATATTTGTTTAAAGTTATAGGATTTATCATTAATTTTAGTTGTAAAATAAACTAATCCAACAGGTTTGCTTTCACTACCGCCAGTAGGACCAGCAATACCAGTAATAGAAATATTTATCTTACTTTTTGTTTGTTTAGATAAACCCTGTGCCATAGCATTTGCACACTCACTTGAAACTGCACCATAATCATTTAAAATATCCCAATTAACATTTAGATATTTATTTTTTGCTTCATTAGAATAAGTTACTAGAGATTCATTTAAAATATGTGATGATCCAGATATTGATGCAATATAAGAACAGGCTAAACCAGCTGTGCAACTTTCAGCAAAACTAATTGATAGATTTTTTTCGATAAGAAATTTAACAAACGATTCAATTGGATTAGCACTACAACATAAATAATAATCTTTAAAAATATCTTTTAAATCATTTAAACATAAATTTAGTTGTTTTTGATCATCTGATTTAAGTCGATAATTTATCCCTAAATCTTGCATGTAACAACCAATGTAAACATCGGGATAAATTTCATAAAGATGTTTCATCATTGTTTCAGCATTACTTTCACCAATATTAATTAAGTATAGGTTTTCTTCATAAAAAATTTTATTACTTAATGTTTTAACAAACTCATCAAACATTACTCTATTTTCAGTTGGAGGACCAGGAAGAATACAATATTTAACACTTTCTTTTGTAAAATAATAACCATTTGCTGTTCCATTGTTATTAATTAAAATAGTATCTAACTCACTATATAGTGCTTGTTTATTATTAACCTCAGTATAGTGATAACCTCTTTTTTCAAAGTGATCCTTTAATTTTTTTAATTCGTATTCATCTAATTTAAGCTCTAAATTTAATGCGCTAGCAATGCTTTCTTTAGTAATATCATCACCAGTTGGTCCTAAACCACCACTAACAATAATTAAATCATGTTCTTTATTTAAATAACTAATTGCTTCAGTAATTTGTTCTTTAGTATCAATTATTGTTAAATGTTTATTTACTTTTATACCAATTTCATTTAATTTTGCAGCAAAATACGTGGCATTACTATTTGTTACAAAACCTTCAACTACTTCATTTCCAATACTTAAGATTGCTGTTTTCATTTTATCACCCACTTTATTATAGCATTTATTAGCTTAATAATGATATAATTTTACTATGGATACTATGAAAGGAGATATTAAATATGAATTACTTAAATTTACAAAAAGGATTAAGAACTCAACGTGAAATGTATAAAACAAAAATTGATGATCAAGTTTTATTTGATGCAATTGAATGCGCTAGATATGCTGCTAGTGCTCGAAATGAACAAGTTGTTAGATATGCATTTATTAATGATGAAAAAACAATGGAAATGTTTAACTTGACTAACTTACCAACATCTCACAAAATAGCTAATGAACAAGCACCATCTGCCTATATAATAATTGGTTCTAATGAAGATCGTAAAAATAGTACAATTTTTGGCATTGATATTGGAATTGTTAGTCAAATTATTAGAGAATACTTAAATATTGAAGGATATTCAAGTTTAGGAATATATAGTTTTGATCGAATTAAAACTAAAGAATTAATTGGCGTTAATGATTTTTATCCTGAATTTACTATAGCTATTGGAAAATCAGATCAAGTTGTTAGAGTAGAAGATAGTGATAGTGAAGTTTCAAACTATCGCAACAAAAATAATGAACATACTGTTAGAAAATTAAAAACTTCTCAATTAATTGTTAATAGATAATTGAAAAAATCATTGATACTTGCTACAATATAAACAATGTGAGGAGGTATAACAATGAGTTTGAATGACGTACAGGCTTATTTTAGAGAATTTGGTAAAGAAGAAGATATAATTATTGTTGATGATTCATCAGCTACAGTTGCTCTTGCTGCGCAAGCATTAGGTGTTATTGAAGCAAAGATTGCTAAATCTCTGACTTTTCAAGGAAAAGAAGAGTCATTTATGATTGTGATGGCTGGTGATGCTAAAATAGATAATAAAAAATATAAGGCTCAATATAAAACTAAAGCAAAAATGCTTAGTCCTGAGCAAGTTAAAGAATTAACTGGACATGAAATTGGTGGTGTTTGTCCATTTGGTCTTATAACAAAGGATATGAAAGTTTATTTAGATGAATCACTAAAAAGATTTGATTTTGTATATCCAGCTTGTGGTAGTGGAAACTCTGCAATTAAATTAACAGTTGAAGAATTAGAAAAATATGGGAATTGTTATGAGTGGGTTGATGTAACAAAAGATTGGGATCCACAATTAACATAGAAAGAGGAATATATTATGAAAAAATTTATTAAAGTATTTGGATTATGTTTAGTTTTAGTATTATCGGCATGTGGAAAAGATGGTCAACAAGAATATGTTGAGGCAGCAAATGAAATGGTTGATATTATCAATACACAAATTTATACTAACAAAAAAGATAAAGAGTTTAATGAAAAATTAGTTGAATTAGAAGCTTCAATTCAAAAAATTGATGATTTAGATATGAGTGAAGAAAATGAAGCAGTTAGTGATGAAGTTGTTAAAACAGCAAAAGAATTAGTTGCTTGTATTAAAAAACTTCAAACATATAACAAAAATGATAAAATTGAAAAATATAATAAAAAAATCGAAGAGTATAATAAACTAACTAAAAAAATTGATAGTTTAAATCGTGAAATAAAATAAGACAAAGAAAAAGAACGCTATTTGCGCTCTTTTCTTTTTTTGGAGAAAATTTATGAATATTATTATTAAATATTACAACTATATTATAACGGTGTTTATTAACAAAGTTGTATTTTTCTTATGAAACATTGGTGTTTTAAATGTGGACAGAAAAAAAAGAATTTATAGAAAATTCTTTTTTATGGGGAATTTATTATGAAGTAATAACTATTTAACTGTTATTACAATTACTAGTATACACCCATTATCTAATAAAGTTGTAAAATAATTGTGTCATTATATTATTTTCAAGAAATAAATAGTGGTTTAAATTAATGGTTTCTTATGTTATAATGTTTAGGTGTTTAGGGGTGATTGAATGAGTAAAAATTCATTACTAAAAGGAGCAATGTGGGGTACAATTGCGGTTTTCTTATCTAAAGTTCTAGGTTTTATTTATTTAATTCCTTTTAATCGTTTTTTAGAAGTTGATCAACAAATAATCTTTACTTCTGCTTATCGTATTTATGCTTATGTTTTATTAATTGCAACAGCAGGAATTCCTTTTGCTACTGCAAATATGATAGCTAAGTATAATGCCTATAAAAATTATAGCGTTAGTTTTAAATTGTTAAGAACTAATGTTTTATTAATGTTTGCAATTGGAATAG
Proteins encoded:
- a CDS encoding putative Rossmann fold flavoprotein (product_source=TIGR00275; cath_funfam=1.10.8.260,3.50.50.60; cog=COG2081; pfam=PF03486; superfamily=51905; tigrfam=TIGR00275), encoding MYDLIIVGGGPCAVMAAIQASKRNKKILIIEQNDDILKKLALSGNGRCNLTNNKNLKDFLQHLDNKKYLYNIIKEFEPKKIIKYFTNLGVELKEEDNNRIFPKSNKAQTIIDALKKELINTEINLNEKVEEVENKNNIFIVTTNKNVYKSTKLLLACGGISYPELGNNIENYNLALSLNHSLVKLKPQECSINVKMPLPDLMGVSLENIEITIKDNDKHLQVLNGDVLFTHYGLSGPGILNSSFSINNATSDKILISLSLFNKKYDGIKKVIHDEITNNPTKNIKTLLKKELPNSLINYLLNKHNIIDVNNAYLKKDTINNLAHDLSSFTFEFKSFYKPQYAFLTGGGINLKEINPKTLESKLVPNLYLGGEMIDICGELGGYNITIALACGYVIGNNC
- a CDS encoding ribosomal protein S15P/S13E (product_source=COG0184; cath_funfam=1.10.287.510; cleavage_site_network=SignalP-noTM; cog=COG0184; superfamily=52540); this encodes MKKFIKVFGLCLVLVLSACGKDGQQEYVEAANEMVDIINTQIYTNKKDKEFNEKLVELEASIQKIDDLDMSEENEAVSDEVVKTAKELVACIKKLQTYNKNDKIEKYNKKIEEYNKLTKKIDSLNREIK
- a CDS encoding nicotinamide-nucleotide amidase (product_source=KO:K03742; cath_funfam=3.40.980.10,3.90.950.20; cog=COG1058,COG1546; ko=KO:K03742; pfam=PF00994,PF02464; smart=SM00852; superfamily=142433,53218; tigrfam=TIGR00200) codes for the protein MKTAILSIGNEVVEGFVTNSNATYFAAKLNEIGIKVNKHLTIIDTKEQITEAISYLNKEHDLIIVSGGLGPTGDDITKESIASALNLELKLDEYELKKLKDHFEKRGYHYTEVNNKQALYSELDTILINNNGTANGYYFTKESVKYCILPGPPTENRVMFDEFVKTLSNKIFYEENLYLINIGESNAETMMKHLYEIYPDVYIGCYMQDLGINYRLKSDDQKQLNLCLNDLKDIFKDYYLCCSANPIESFVKFLIEKNLSISFAESCTAGLACSYIASISGSSHILNESLVTYSNEAKNKYLNVNWDILNDYGAVSSECANAMAQGLSKQTKSKINISITGIAGPTGGSESKPVGLVYFTTKINDKSYNFKQIFRGDRNLIRTRAAKYIIFETYRILQCTI
- a CDS encoding prolyl-tRNA editing enzyme YbaK/EbsC (Cys-tRNA(Pro) deacylase) (product_source=COG2606; cath_funfam=3.90.960.10; cog=COG2606; pfam=PF04073; superfamily=55826), translating into MSLNDVQAYFREFGKEEDIIIVDDSSATVALAAQALGVIEAKIAKSLTFQGKEESFMIVMAGDAKIDNKKYKAQYKTKAKMLSPEQVKELTGHEIGGVCPFGLITKDMKVYLDESLKRFDFVYPACGSGNSAIKLTVEELEKYGNCYEWVDVTKDWDPQLT
- a CDS encoding hypothetical protein (product_source=Hypo-rule applied; cath_funfam=3.40.109.10; superfamily=55469) — protein: MNYLNLQKGLRTQREMYKTKIDDQVLFDAIECARYAASARNEQVVRYAFINDEKTMEMFNLTNLPTSHKIANEQAPSAYIIIGSNEDRKNSTIFGIDIGIVSQIIREYLNIEGYSSLGIYSFDRIKTKELIGVNDFYPEFTIAIGKSDQVVRVEDSDSEVSNYRNKNNEHTVRKLKTSQLIVNR